One window from the genome of Hyphomonas neptunium ATCC 15444 encodes:
- a CDS encoding helix-turn-helix transcriptional regulator, whose product MDSAGPQDTFSEVMDLARRIDAVGRETGLPYVAVSADLSDPSPMIGADGRPLAETVFRWVDPGLAYWKDRAFALRAGIIRVVRVCGEPFCYHGGKMHSWRQVRALEAVNRKIDPEAYGSYGVQGAIVAPIHSPMGVIGAVVWATDDEAVDVSGIFEARGAELYMLALKFLSAYKDAVLPSADPEMVEFTRREIQCLKWAAAGKTDSEIATIMGVSAPTIRFHMTNASRKLGVSGRSQTIRLATTLGYIGQGGGA is encoded by the coding sequence ATGGACAGTGCTGGTCCGCAGGATACCTTCAGCGAGGTAATGGATCTCGCCCGCCGGATCGACGCGGTGGGCCGCGAAACCGGCCTGCCTTACGTCGCGGTCAGCGCTGATCTCAGCGATCCATCGCCGATGATCGGCGCCGATGGGCGGCCGCTGGCGGAGACGGTTTTCCGCTGGGTCGATCCGGGGCTCGCCTACTGGAAAGATCGTGCTTTTGCGCTGCGGGCGGGGATTATTCGCGTCGTCCGGGTGTGTGGAGAGCCGTTCTGTTATCATGGGGGCAAGATGCACAGCTGGCGCCAGGTGCGCGCGCTGGAAGCGGTCAACCGCAAGATCGATCCGGAGGCTTACGGGTCCTATGGCGTGCAGGGGGCGATCGTTGCGCCGATCCATTCGCCGATGGGGGTGATCGGCGCGGTCGTCTGGGCGACGGATGACGAAGCCGTTGATGTGTCAGGGATTTTTGAGGCGCGGGGCGCGGAGCTTTACATGCTCGCGCTGAAATTCCTGTCGGCTTACAAAGACGCGGTGTTGCCGTCGGCGGACCCGGAAATGGTGGAATTCACCCGCCGGGAAATCCAGTGCCTTAAATGGGCGGCGGCGGGGAAAACCGATTCCGAAATCGCCACGATCATGGGCGTTTCAGCCCCCACCATCCGCTTTCACATGACCAATGCCAGCCGCAAGCTGGGCGTTTCGGGCCGCTCTCAGACGATCCGTCTGGCCACCACGCTGGGCTATATCGGGCAGGGCGGCGGGGCCTGA